A region of Reichenbachiella carrageenanivorans DNA encodes the following proteins:
- a CDS encoding SusC/RagA family TonB-linked outer membrane protein: MEHKYLLNKRKLVSSTLLMGLLMLLTVLGAVAQEMVVKGVVMDSEDGSTIPGVSIIVKGSQKGTVTNIEGNFSIQANKGDVLQFSFIGMLSQELEVTGNTISLKMEPDVETLDEVIVVGYGTQKKKEVTGAVAHLKGSEINGIVASDIGVALQGRIAGVNVVASSGEPGAASNILIRGVTSINGSNTPLYVVDGVPQDGDPRIPNNEIESIDVLKDAASAAIYGTRGSAGVILITTKSGEAGVTKIDFSSTYGVNKIYNELPLMNTDQALYFEQNLDKYSPGTKGSDIAKNPAWLLNDTDLRDLVQVDNAATMTYNLSVSGGQKDFSYSANFGYYDQEGVLVNSFFERYNGRLTTLYKGEKLSVRSSLAYTHENNDRTGAGLLTYAIKYEPYQPYIDKDTESVEVAGGPSETRVNSVLQRLKREDNIKTDRFNGSLDINYEIIKGLTIGSVVGVGVTNRLFDSFVPPYSVTNVQTGEEEVDPTKSLVQMRTVRQTNWAWTGLTRYNKRVGKHNFTALASFTWDERTNEDFTAYREGLTDPEISVLNNGTISERATSGVNYTIRSFGLIGRLNYDYKSKYLLSASVRRDGSSKFGSDNRWGVFPSVSVGWNVSEEAFWAPVSAVANAFKIRASYGTAGNESFAPYAYSPIIEFGTDYVYGTDISYGGSQKAYANALVQWETSIQSNLGVDLGLFNGKLTVTADYYDTKKKDMLFPIRLAPSNGVPSHSGTNPSNPNVILNVGDMTNRGYELAATYRLMRGPFKLNMGMTFAQNRNEITTINGESTVIFNNGGTTVTGDPNSQVSATAVGHEAGSFFLHKTDGVINTPEELAAYQEIVGTAKMGDLKYVDVNGDSVINVEDQVYAGSGLPDYEIGFNMNASYKGFDFAMQWYASVGHEVINGNDAFAYSEGRHQGLMNMWTPVNTSADLPIYRGQSKAHPNYGGTTDLWLEDGTYLRLKLVTLGYSLPKSITDKVGLSRARIYASGQNVLTFTNYTGYDPEVGGNNINQRGMDVGVYPVSAMLLMGIEIGF, translated from the coding sequence ATGGAACACAAATATTTACTTAACAAGCGTAAGCTTGTGAGCAGCACCTTGCTTATGGGACTGTTGATGCTCCTGACGGTACTTGGAGCTGTGGCTCAGGAGATGGTGGTAAAAGGTGTAGTGATGGATTCGGAAGATGGATCTACTATACCTGGTGTAAGTATCATCGTGAAAGGCTCACAAAAAGGAACGGTGACCAATATCGAAGGTAATTTTTCGATACAAGCAAACAAAGGAGACGTACTTCAGTTTTCTTTTATAGGGATGCTCTCTCAAGAACTGGAAGTAACAGGCAATACCATAAGCCTTAAAATGGAACCAGATGTAGAAACACTGGATGAGGTGATCGTAGTAGGGTACGGTACACAGAAGAAGAAGGAAGTGACAGGTGCAGTAGCACACCTTAAGGGATCAGAAATCAATGGCATCGTAGCATCAGATATTGGCGTAGCCTTGCAGGGGCGTATTGCTGGGGTCAACGTAGTCGCTAGCTCAGGTGAGCCAGGAGCTGCTTCTAACATCCTTATCAGAGGCGTAACCTCTATCAACGGTTCTAATACGCCACTATACGTGGTGGATGGTGTGCCACAAGATGGTGATCCCAGAATCCCAAACAATGAAATAGAGTCTATCGATGTGCTCAAAGATGCCGCTTCTGCTGCTATCTATGGTACGAGAGGTTCCGCGGGTGTGATTCTCATCACGACTAAATCTGGAGAAGCAGGGGTCACCAAGATCGATTTTAGCTCTACTTATGGCGTCAACAAGATTTACAACGAACTGCCATTGATGAATACAGATCAGGCTTTGTATTTCGAACAAAACTTGGACAAGTATTCGCCTGGAACCAAAGGCTCAGATATTGCGAAAAACCCAGCTTGGTTGCTCAATGATACAGACCTTCGGGATTTGGTACAGGTGGACAATGCCGCTACCATGACCTACAATTTGAGCGTGTCAGGTGGGCAAAAGGATTTTTCCTACAGTGCCAATTTTGGCTACTACGATCAGGAAGGTGTACTGGTCAACTCATTCTTCGAGCGGTACAATGGTCGGCTGACGACCCTATACAAAGGGGAAAAGCTATCGGTAAGATCGAGTTTGGCTTATACACATGAAAACAACGACCGCACGGGAGCAGGGCTATTGACCTACGCCATCAAATACGAGCCATATCAGCCATATATCGACAAAGATACCGAGTCAGTAGAGGTCGCTGGTGGTCCTTCGGAGACTAGAGTCAATAGCGTATTGCAAAGACTAAAAAGAGAAGACAATATCAAAACTGATCGGTTCAACGGAAGTTTGGATATCAATTATGAAATCATAAAAGGGTTGACGATAGGTTCTGTAGTAGGGGTAGGAGTGACCAATAGACTTTTTGATTCTTTTGTTCCACCCTATAGTGTCACCAATGTGCAAACTGGAGAGGAAGAAGTAGACCCCACCAAGTCGCTGGTACAAATGCGAACAGTGAGACAGACCAATTGGGCATGGACTGGTTTGACCAGATACAATAAGCGTGTAGGCAAACACAATTTCACTGCTTTGGCATCATTCACTTGGGATGAGCGTACCAATGAAGATTTTACCGCATATAGAGAAGGACTTACAGATCCCGAAATCAGCGTGCTCAACAATGGTACAATTTCCGAACGAGCCACCTCAGGGGTCAATTATACCATCCGAAGCTTCGGTTTGATCGGTAGACTCAACTATGATTATAAAAGTAAGTATCTGCTAAGTGCTAGTGTTCGTCGTGATGGTTCTTCCAAATTTGGCTCGGATAATCGCTGGGGAGTATTCCCCTCTGTATCTGTAGGTTGGAATGTGTCCGAGGAAGCATTTTGGGCACCTGTATCGGCAGTAGCCAATGCTTTCAAAATCAGAGCTAGTTATGGTACTGCAGGTAACGAAAGTTTTGCACCCTATGCCTATAGTCCGATCATCGAGTTTGGTACCGATTATGTGTACGGCACGGATATTAGTTATGGTGGTTCGCAAAAGGCTTACGCCAATGCTTTGGTACAATGGGAAACCAGTATTCAGTCCAACCTTGGAGTAGACTTAGGTTTGTTCAATGGCAAACTGACCGTGACTGCGGATTACTACGATACCAAGAAAAAGGACATGTTGTTTCCGATACGATTGGCACCATCCAATGGTGTGCCATCTCACTCTGGAACCAACCCTTCTAATCCTAACGTAATCCTAAATGTAGGTGATATGACCAACAGAGGATATGAACTGGCCGCCACTTATCGACTGATGAGAGGCCCATTCAAATTGAATATGGGGATGACCTTTGCTCAAAATAGAAACGAAATCACGACTATCAATGGCGAGTCAACAGTGATCTTCAATAATGGAGGAACTACCGTGACTGGTGATCCCAACTCTCAAGTATCTGCGACAGCAGTAGGGCATGAGGCTGGTTCTTTCTTCTTGCACAAGACGGACGGTGTCATCAATACGCCAGAAGAACTTGCGGCCTATCAAGAGATAGTAGGAACGGCAAAAATGGGAGATCTCAAATACGTGGATGTCAATGGTGACAGTGTCATCAATGTAGAGGATCAAGTCTATGCAGGTAGCGGTTTGCCAGATTATGAAATAGGTTTCAATATGAACGCTTCGTACAAAGGCTTCGATTTTGCCATGCAGTGGTACGCTTCTGTAGGGCATGAAGTCATCAATGGCAACGATGCCTTTGCCTATTCGGAAGGACGACACCAAGGGCTGATGAACATGTGGACACCCGTCAATACTTCGGCAGATTTGCCAATCTATAGAGGCCAAAGCAAAGCGCATCCCAACTACGGAGGTACGACTGACCTATGGTTAGAAGATGGTACCTACCTCAGACTCAAATTGGTAACGCTAGGCTATTCCTTGCCAAAATCTATCACAGACAAAGTGGGTCTAAGCCGAGCACGTATCTATGCTTCTGGTCAAAATGTGCTGACATTCACCAACTATACAGGGTATGATCCAGAAGTAGGTGGTAATAATATCAACCAAAGAGGAATGGATGTAGGTGTATATCCGGTGAGTGCTATGCTGCTCATGGGTATAGAAATTGGATTCTAA
- a CDS encoding RagB/SusD family nutrient uptake outer membrane protein, translated as MKNQLVKNIFMILCSIAVWSCSDEDFGLEQVNPNGPSTDNYWSNLDRTESTLISAYSGLLHHDLLGIIQESVRSDLAFATIRTNPSGPLTQWYYQQFLNSDPSSTKRWESQYKVIFFANQVIEGLENLPEEEKADQARWTNQMAQARFLRGLMHFYLHSGFNNGEIIIRDYVPTSLEDFNLETSSSEEVVKFFRADLKYAYQNLPAQNDDGSGAYKATAGAAATALGTSYLYQAEYDSAITVFKDVINNADYGYQLEDHSVLFTEAGENNREAIFEINYTVDFKLDESQWTEESLSSRLARASVNTGNERFSPSAWITDAYQKEPLNTQDARNFVNGNLRPVSLRASQMIALVQDTVTSYYLKSSVPQGIAFNSLTPSYWKKYTNHDIAASEGDTGGTDWKSGRNVTVMRLADVHLMLAEALIQQNNDIAGAITHINKIRDRWALQLIGPDQATGDDYDGVTYDATTLMEHLMYIERPLELSAEGHAIRTIDLRRWGVTKQRFEELAQETYYLTEFEYKDEAGGIAKRNKAYLNKGVAPGNEEVIDYEYDLAASNYIESVHGYLPIPLEEERNNSSQ; from the coding sequence ATGAAAAATCAATTAGTAAAAAATATATTCATGATCCTCTGCAGTATAGCTGTATGGTCATGTAGCGATGAGGATTTTGGACTAGAACAAGTCAATCCTAATGGGCCGTCTACCGATAACTATTGGAGTAATTTAGATAGAACCGAAAGCACACTTATTTCTGCTTACAGTGGTCTCTTGCATCATGATTTATTGGGTATTATCCAAGAATCAGTGAGATCAGACTTGGCTTTTGCAACCATACGAACCAATCCATCTGGGCCGCTTACACAATGGTACTATCAGCAATTTTTGAATTCCGACCCTTCGTCTACCAAAAGGTGGGAGTCACAGTACAAGGTTATTTTCTTTGCCAATCAGGTCATCGAAGGGTTAGAAAATTTGCCTGAAGAGGAGAAGGCAGACCAAGCACGCTGGACAAACCAAATGGCACAAGCTAGGTTTTTGAGAGGACTCATGCATTTCTATTTGCACTCAGGGTTCAATAATGGCGAAATTATTATCAGAGATTATGTACCTACCTCGTTAGAGGATTTCAATTTGGAAACGTCTTCTTCAGAGGAGGTGGTCAAGTTTTTTAGAGCGGATTTGAAATACGCCTATCAAAACTTGCCTGCCCAAAACGACGATGGATCGGGTGCCTATAAAGCGACTGCTGGTGCGGCAGCTACGGCATTGGGTACCAGCTATTTGTATCAGGCAGAGTATGATTCGGCAATTACCGTTTTCAAGGATGTAATCAATAATGCAGATTATGGTTACCAGTTGGAGGATCATTCGGTGTTGTTTACAGAAGCAGGGGAGAACAATCGTGAAGCGATATTCGAAATCAATTATACGGTAGATTTCAAATTGGATGAGTCTCAATGGACTGAAGAGAGTTTATCTAGTCGTCTGGCTAGAGCTAGTGTGAATACTGGAAATGAAAGGTTTTCTCCTTCTGCTTGGATCACAGATGCCTATCAAAAAGAGCCACTCAATACTCAAGATGCTAGAAATTTCGTAAATGGAAATTTGAGACCTGTGTCGTTGAGAGCCTCGCAAATGATCGCTTTGGTACAGGACACAGTGACCTCATACTATCTCAAATCATCCGTGCCTCAGGGCATCGCTTTCAACAGTTTGACACCTTCTTATTGGAAAAAGTACACCAATCATGACATAGCGGCGTCTGAAGGTGATACTGGAGGTACCGATTGGAAATCAGGAAGAAACGTCACCGTGATGAGACTGGCAGATGTTCACTTGATGTTGGCAGAAGCGCTGATCCAGCAAAACAATGATATCGCTGGAGCCATCACGCATATAAACAAAATCAGAGATCGATGGGCACTCCAACTGATAGGGCCTGATCAGGCCACAGGCGACGATTATGACGGCGTGACGTATGATGCTACCACGCTTATGGAGCACCTGATGTACATTGAGCGACCACTGGAGCTATCTGCCGAAGGTCATGCCATTCGTACCATCGATTTGAGAAGATGGGGAGTCACCAAGCAGCGATTCGAAGAATTGGCTCAAGAGACTTATTATTTGACTGAGTTTGAATATAAAGACGAGGCTGGAGGAATTGCCAAACGCAACAAAGCCTACTTGAACAAAGGAGTCGCTCCAGGCAATGAAGAAGTGATCGACTACGAGTATGATCTGGCAGCGTCCAACTACATCGAGTCAGTACATGGTTACCTGCCGATTCCTTTGGAAGAAGAAAGAAACAACAGTTCACAATAA